A genomic window from Elaeis guineensis isolate ETL-2024a chromosome 3, EG11, whole genome shotgun sequence includes:
- the LOC105040246 gene encoding gibberellin 3-beta-dioxygenase 1-like, whose protein sequence is MPSVSDESFRNLRLRHPRHFEFESVREVPDSHAWPDLHDHPSVEPSGPDSVPVVDLASPDAVPRVGRACEEWGVFQVTGHGVPSDLLDRLESQTRRLFSLPTHQKLKAARSPGNISGYGLAPISSFFSKLMWSEGFTIAGSPLEHARKLWRPEDSGEFCDVIEEYKEVMKELAGRLLHLMLLSLGLTEEDISWAGPVRETGDLPAVLQLNSYPACPEPDRAIGLAAHTDSSLLTVLYQSSTSGLQVLRPDPARWVTVPPLPGALVVNVGDLSHILSNGQFWSVLHRAVVNRTRHRLSAAYICGPPAHVKVSPVDKLVGPSEGPAYRAVTWPEYLGLKRKLFNKALASIKISKEEWEGRSN, encoded by the exons ATGCCTTCTGTCTCCGACGAGTCCTTCCGCAACCTCCGCCTCCGCCACCCTCGCCACTTCGAGTTCGAGTCCGTCCGTGAGGTCCCAGACTCACACGCATGGCCTGACCTCCATGACCACCCGTCCGTCGAGCCGTCCGGGCCGGACTCGGTGCCAGTGGTTGACCTTGCCAGCCCCGACGCCGTTCCACGCGTGGGCCGGGCCTGCGAGGAGTGGGGTGTCTTCCAAGTCACCGGCCACGGCGTACCTTCGGACCTCCTTGATCGCCTCGAGTCCCAAACCCGGCGACTCTTCTCCCTCCCCACCCACCAGAAGCTCAAAGCCGCTCGTTCTCCCGGTAACATCTCGGGCTACGGTCTCGcccccatctcttctttcttctccaagcTCATGTGGTCCGAGGGCTTCACCATCGCGGGCTCCCCTCTTGAGCATGCGCGCAAGCTCTGGCGCCCCGAGGACTCCGGTGAATTCTG TGATGTCATAGAAGAGTACAAGGAGGTGATGAAGGAGCTGGCCGGGAGGTTGCTGCACTTGATGCTGCTCTCGCTGGGCCTAACGGAGGAGGACATCAGTTGGGCCGGCCCCGTAAGGGAGACGGGAGACCTGCCCGCCGTGCTGCAGCTCAACTCCTACCCGGCCTGCCCCGAGCCAGACCGTGCAATAGGCCTCGCCGCCCACACCGACTCCAGCCTCCTCACCGTGCTGTACCAGAGCAGCACGAGCGGGCTCCAAGTCCTGCGGCCCGACCCGGCCAGGTGGGTGACGGTGCCTCCCCTTCCCGGCGCCCTCGTCGTCAACGTTGGCGACCTCTCTCACATCCTCTCCAACGGCCAATTCTGGAGCGTCCTGCACAGAGCCGTCGTCAACCGGACGCGGCACCGTCTCTCGGCGGCGTATATATGCGGCCCCCCGGCCCACGTCAAGGTATCGCCGGTTGATAAGCTCGTCGGGCCAAGCGAGGGCCCTGCCTACCGGGCCGTGACATGGCCGGAGTACCTCGGCCTGAAGAGGAAGCTCTTTAACAAGGCTCTTGCGTCGATAAAGATCTCCAAAGAGGAATGGGAGGGTCGCAGCAACTAA